In Rhodanobacter humi, the following are encoded in one genomic region:
- a CDS encoding DUF4129 domain-containing protein, with translation MELERIGVVLRPRESREALDLGATMLRANAGAVWSAWFAFSLPLFVLVNALGLLLQLPWLGLVLTWWLLPLFDRVPLYVLSRAVFDRAPRWRETLRGQRGLPWRSTLASLSWLRLDSHRALRLPLELLEGASRSQRSARWKVLRRKLVGEASLLTYGCLQFELVLFLSVWLLALWLLPNEWRPASFADFFRHDVHASGTGWMLAASAVAYLAMSAIEPLYVACGFALYLNRRTQLEAWDIDLAFRRLRTRLQDAGKLLGLLLCLGLPLAGHAASPAPPAAKSAAVSAPQEVFRQPLDEDDRRFAAAAAQVYRDPRFGGEHHVRRWELKYSRPPTQQDVNTGFAPLRMLSGLLNALLWLALGAAVAALVWFAWRWSSGLRDEALPSSFEANLSTTVDETPETLPSDVAGTARELWQARRRREALALLYRGCAERIAQQLQLPVAIDATEADWLRHAAALGDPARTRRAAAIVRTWQFAAYADRYPDQSAFEQLLDGWPLQGGAA, from the coding sequence ATGGAGCTTGAACGGATCGGCGTGGTGCTGCGTCCGCGCGAATCGCGCGAGGCCCTCGATCTGGGCGCGACGATGCTGCGCGCGAATGCCGGCGCCGTGTGGTCGGCGTGGTTCGCGTTCAGCCTGCCGCTGTTCGTGCTGGTCAACGCGCTGGGCCTGCTGCTGCAGCTGCCGTGGCTGGGCCTCGTGCTGACGTGGTGGCTGCTGCCGCTGTTCGACCGCGTGCCGCTGTACGTGCTCTCGCGCGCGGTGTTCGATCGCGCGCCGCGCTGGCGCGAAACCCTGCGCGGCCAGCGTGGCCTGCCGTGGCGGTCGACCCTCGCCAGCTTGAGCTGGCTGCGCCTGGACAGCCATCGCGCGCTGCGCCTGCCACTGGAATTGCTGGAAGGCGCTTCGCGCTCGCAGCGCAGCGCACGCTGGAAGGTGCTGCGCCGCAAGCTGGTGGGCGAAGCCAGCCTGCTCACCTACGGCTGCCTGCAGTTCGAGCTGGTGCTGTTCCTCAGCGTCTGGCTGCTGGCGCTGTGGCTGTTGCCGAACGAATGGCGGCCGGCCTCGTTCGCCGACTTCTTCCGCCATGACGTGCACGCCAGCGGCACGGGCTGGATGCTGGCGGCCTCCGCCGTGGCCTACCTCGCGATGAGCGCGATCGAGCCGCTGTACGTGGCATGCGGCTTCGCGCTCTACCTCAACCGGCGCACCCAACTGGAAGCCTGGGACATCGACCTCGCGTTCCGCCGCCTGCGCACGCGCCTGCAGGACGCGGGCAAGCTGCTCGGCCTGCTGCTGTGCCTGGGCTTGCCGCTGGCCGGCCATGCCGCGTCGCCGGCGCCGCCGGCCGCGAAGAGCGCGGCGGTGAGCGCGCCGCAGGAGGTCTTCCGCCAGCCGCTGGACGAGGACGACCGGCGCTTCGCAGCGGCTGCGGCGCAGGTGTACCGCGATCCGCGTTTCGGCGGCGAACATCACGTGCGGCGCTGGGAATTGAAATACAGCCGCCCGCCCACGCAGCAAGACGTGAACACGGGCTTCGCGCCGTTGCGCATGCTCTCCGGCCTGCTCAACGCCTTGCTGTGGTTGGCGCTGGGCGCGGCGGTGGCGGCGCTGGTCTGGTTCGCGTGGCGCTGGAGCAGCGGGCTGCGCGACGAGGCGCTGCCGTCGTCGTTCGAGGCGAACTTGTCGACGACGGTGGACGAGACGCCCGAAACCCTGCCATCGGACGTGGCCGGCACCGCGCGTGAGTTGTGGCAGGCGCGACGTCGGCGCGAGGCGCTGGCGCTGCTCTACCGCGGCTGTGCGGAGCGCATCGCGCAGCAGCTGCAACTGCCCGTCGCCATCGACGCCACCGAGGCGGACTGGTTGCGCCACGCCGCCGCGCTGGGCGACCCGGCGCGCACGCGTCGTGCTGCCGCGATCGTGCGCACCTGGCAGTTCGCCGCCTACGCCGACCGCTATCCCGACCAGTCCGCGTTCGAGCAATTGCTCGACGGCTGGCCGCTGCAGGGAGGCGCGGCATGA